The genomic window GTTCTTTGAAGGTTCTCAATGCACAGAGCGGCGCAGGGCTTTATTTCAgtttaggttttgttttaatGTTGTGGGCGAtagtttttttagggttttattttagtttaatcgCAAGATTTAAAACGTCACCATTCAGAGCCCATACATTGGCACTTTGTCGTTCGATAGCCCGATCCAAGCGGTGACCCGATCCGGGGTAGGATCCGCGCATACTGGACTAGTGGTCTATTTGCTTAATAGGTCCTTGCGTGTTCATCGAAATTGCAATTCTGATTTCccttaatttatttgtatttggtATCATACATCATGTTTTCATTTAGATCCACGACTGTACGGTGTCGTTCAAGGCTgagacccgcgcggtgacccgacccgagggtAGGATTCACGCACTTGGGTTTATCGGTCCATTTGTGCAACAAGTCCCCTTTTCTTTTGTGTTGTTTCAATCtgattgtgtttattttttttaatttgtaccaCACATTTGGTTTCGATTCCATTTTGATCCATACTTAAACGGTACTGTTTTTGTGTGTTtggttttgattatttatttttgcGTTTAATTGCCGTTTTGGTCCCTTAAGTTTGAATTGATTAATAATTTAGTTCGTTTTTTTATTCTAGTTGAAATTTAACCTTTATATATTTATTGttagatatatttaattattattttgacatagttatttttaacattattttaatatttaaatttaatattgtttttaagcttattattagtataatctaaaATATAGTAttactatttaaattattaattatattatttaaagttatcatacattagttttttattcattatacgttcttttaatttttttatattattatttaatttatcatttatcaatACATATTTTTGTAGATTGGATAtaacttatatattttaatatttttgtgtttACCTTTTAATATTTTGCATATCAAGTATTTATATGGTAATACTTCTTATATAATGTTTTTCCTTATAGGTATTGGTTActaaatattctttttaaataaaatgttgtGATATTAcgtattattaattttaatgttttatatattttcatatgtattttaaatatattttattcccATGTAATTTAcctcttttaaatttttacttatttGCATATATTCCTACCTTTTtatgtatataagttttatactatttttgtgaAGTTAGTAAGTGTATGTTATTTGTTATAGGTTCGTTTCAAAATATTGGTTTATAACATTATTCATTCCATGTCGTGTTATTGTAAATTCATGTATAATGTgagtaaaattattgttgttacttcatttgtatttatttattgcttATTCGGCTACTTCTTagtttaagttagaattatcaTTGATCTTTTACATTACatgtttcttttaaaatttttacttttatcctTCTATTTCACATAAAAAAAAGCCTAGCGTTCATAATTCTcgaaagaattgagccctaatttactgggttccaatttttctcgatgaatttagatagccatgtgcttatttttttaaaaccatacaattttaaataattttaaaataaagcttttgagacttcaaaatgttggatcctaacttactgggtatgacattttgttatctcgagttaaggattttaaaataaaggcaatattcgatgttTAGGAAtgtcgagaaattgaaccctaacttactggattctgatttctcgattgacccaaataatcagatatccttaTCAAAATACGTaagttttaaaagtcaaaagataagcttaattttgaggattcgaaatgttgcactctaacttactgagtgtgacaatttatttctttgaaataagtgagccttatcatcccattcattttatttaagataaaaggatcatattttaaaatcttttcaaaatttcgacattatgacattaaacaatcaattcggtaccaactttgggcgtcacgagggtgcttacccttcctcgtgcgtaaccgactcccgaacctgttttctcaaagttcgcagacctaaaattattttcaaggtgattcgatcacaccacaataaaagatcggtggcgactcccatttctattttcaaaatcgaTTTCCATTTTTTTAAACACTTAAAAGTGGTTTCGACACACATATTGACTTTTGATAGCTAAGCAATCAAAGTTTTAGTCCAATCTAATATTCACATTTTAAGGGATTAGATAggttgattcgattcgattcaatctttaaaatgtatttttttcaaCTGATGTGATTGATGGATTAGatattattcatatatttaacacaatttacaaatattgttcaataaattgtcaataccctaaataaagaaattttctttACACAATTTTAGTGGTTAGGGAGTGGGCATTCTTTTGGCACTTGATTCTTTTGGCACTTGATTGCTAATTTTATATTTCTCAACAACTTCCCTTTTGACAATttgttgaacaaaataaaattttagtggtTAGGGAGTGGGCACTCTTTTGGCATTCGATTGCTAATTTTATATTTCTCAACAACTTCCCTTTTGATAATttgttgaacaaaataaaactgaaaatgaatttatgatttttgaattaaatgaaataaataataaaattaaattattcggtcatagtgaatctgttgaatgtaaaaatattaaatatattttttcataggttttttatagtaaaatcgtcatgattttaatagaattaaaattgagtttagaaaattatttaattaggaaattgatttgagatgttgattttgggaaatagaaaaatagttATCGTATTGGATCGAATTATATAGTATTGGGTTAAAATTCTAGGAAATACTTATAATTGGAGCCGATATGGGAGAGGTATAAAAGCTAGATATGGGAGTTCATTTTTCTATTTGAAGTAGACTTCTACATTTTAACTAGATTTTCACCTCTtctctctataaatagatgaGACTGATAGGACTAAATACataattttaagatattattattctgtccaaaaatagtgagaatttgttCTCTAagtattaaatctattttttagaataaaaattttGTCGGTTTCTATTGAAAGAAGTTTTGCTTTTACACTGaaagtaaagaaaactattaTTGGTTCAGTGTTTGATTTGAATCGTTTGAGCCTACACACAAAGCAATTCGTGGTACGATAATAGTAGAGCAGGTCGTTCGGTTGAAATTCGGCAACGACAAGGATCCTTCTAGTCGAAAACACAAGTGCGATTTCAAtaaagggtttattgctataaatataaaaaattaattcggttttcaaaatttttattcttCGTCGtgcaagaaaattattttcaaaacaatttttttccaacaatcaTTTCCACTTTAATCCACACCACTATTTCCTCCTTTTTGTTTGACAAAATGGCTACCTATTAATCATTTGGACAGACTAAAAGATCAGCTATGTAACACCTTAATAAGTATCCGTCGCGAaacagagttacggagcattaccggattTTACATATCAAATAAACAGGCATTTTACATCAGTTAACATAAtgtcaaaaactaataaaaaatcaaacatcTTGTCCCTTATGTGAGCTCTTGAGGCCTAAAATACGCATTAGAAAGAAGTCAGGACTAAATCtagtactcaaagaatttttttttcaaagatgtagggacacggctgtgtgacttaCACAGTTAGTAGACACGCcagtgtctcaggccgtgtgtgctttcgaaatagggacacacggtcgtgttcgGCTCGTGTCCAtaactgtgtaactctctaacttggatcacacggctaagccatacgcccgtgtgctaggccgtgttagcatactgacttgcgcaatttaaaagatataggggacacatggctgtgtcatctggtcgtgtgtcacacacggttgagacacatgcccgtatagatgaaaataggtcattttccaagcaacatttctcacccaaattgttACCAACCTAGCCTCAATAAATtacacatcaacaagccatatcaagacattcaacacaaactaaaatcaagtcttaaacaagCATTATCACCAAATATGACATTAGCTTCCTTAAACGTTAACTAAAAAAATGTCTAAACTTACCTAATTAATTTACCTAATCTAGTTACTAAAGTTCACTATAATTCAAATACATggatacatacatatatcactcATACTCATATCACAATATACTTCATTCTCATACCCATATGTAAGTTGGTTATTTAAACAAAATATCAATCATAATATTTGCGCAAGCCAAACCTTGACTAAAATCCACATAAAagactatacatgccacataaatCATATTGaacgtttcaaaaactaccggaataagctggatagtgtgacttgagtgctggTCCAATTGTCCAACCTTTCGAAAATCTGCAAGGACATTAAACAAGATgaataagcttaatgaagcttagtaagttcgacaggataaataaaaatcttaccgaactaactataaaaaatcaaataataaaattattcacgATAATCCCTGTCAATTACAACTTCAGTCAATAAATACATTCGtcttcaaatcaatacaaaaacaATTAACATgtatttcaaaatttgataaattacatTACCGAAATTCTTCTATTCAAAGAATGACTTACAGATAACAGTACATCTTtaatagaagctcataagagctgggcCTCCCAAATGAGCCAATAGAAGCTCtaaagctgaacagaagctcgtaagagctgagcAAAAACTCATAGaagttaaacagaagctcgtaagagctaaacagaagctcgaaagagctaaacagaaagtaaaacatgAGAGTTCTCAACAAATGCTGAACTCTGATTTACTTGGTAATTTTTCGATATCTTCCTCCAATACCGTCATATGCCAAATCATGAATGTACTCAAATTTCGCGTTCCATTCAATCCGAATAtccaatttaatattataattccaacaatgactcattttcaacaatagaataaattcataatatcattcatcaaatttgtacaaataaaaaattttaaccgtacaaacttatttggattgaattgtaGTAATTGTAGAACTTTAGGGACTATTAtgctattttccctttttcacaAGTTtctacgggatcttgatctaaaatataaaattactcattcattagcatatatttcacttctaattcatttcacaattaatacccttttatttttaaaatttacacaattacccaaacttttacaatttttacaatttaatcctttagttagttaatctatcaaattaactcattttcCTTAATtggttatttattaaaatattttaagccattaattagctttattttattattttttaaatttctttgagtacccgatttagtcttgacttgtttctaatgcgtattttgggccttgaaGGCTTACATAAGagataatatgtttaatttttgattggtttttgacatTAATGTTAACTAATGTGAAATGTCTGTTTATTTGATATGTAAactcggtaatgctctgtaaccctgtttcagcaacggatatgggttaaggtgttacatttattggtatcagagctacgatttagttgattctcggactGAACGTAGCGTGTGAgatgtctagaaatacatgccatataaatatgtgatagtgtgatatgtaTGATCCGATCTAGCCTTTGTTTTCTTAAagattgtaaagatgtcagaCGGATCTGAACGTGCTGAGGTTAACAGTAAAGTACCGATTATTTCGGCTCAAGAACGTgaacttaaaaatatgttctttggGTATATGAATCAGTGGTTCAGCGAGTTTATGCAAGAAAAAAATCCGGCTCAGCAACCTTCACCCCCTACTATACCACTTGTTGTACCTCCGGTTGTACCTCCATCTCCTCCAGTGATTGAACGTAATAGGCATACTCCGATTGAGAAACTTAGAAGTGGTGCTGAAGAGTTTCGGGGTAGATCAGACGATGATCCGGTTAAAGCTGAGTACTGACTTCAAAATATAATAAGGGTTTTCGAAGAAATGGCTTGTTCTCCTAATGATTTTCTTAGATGTGCAGTTTCATTATTAAAAGAGAAAGCATATAGTTGGTGGTCAACGATAGTAGCTGTGGTACCGAAGGAGAAAATTTCCTGGAAATTTTTTCAgactgagtttaaaaagaaatatgtcagaaaaaAGGTATTTgaacaagaaaaagagagaacTTCTTGAGCTACGTTAGGGAAATAGATTAGTAGCTAAATATGAGAGAGAATTGTGTATCTCAGTAAATATGCTTGAGAAATTGTGCTTACTAAAGAAGATATGTATATCCAgtttgaagatggtctgaatGATGAAATTCGAATGATGATTGGAGGCAATGAGATACGAGAATTTGTTGTCTTGTTTGATTGTGCACAGAAAATGGAAGAAGTGTACAACCGTAAGATGCAACGAGACAAGCAGAATCAAGAATTTCACAAGAGAGGTCCTTCTAATTCATATTTGGCATCACCGAAAAAAAAGGCTAAAGATGGTTTTAGCTGAGCTACCTCAGTGCTTGAACGTTCCAATAAAAACAAGATTCAACATGATTTCAGGGTATCTACTAGACCAGCTATTAGTGTGGGTAGTGTACAAAATAATCCAAAGCTGAAGTGTAGATTTTGTGGGACATATCACTTTGGTGAGTGTAGAGGTAGAATGGGAGCCTGTTATAGATGTGGATCAACTGATCATTTTATTCGTAATTGTCCTAAATTGCCAAAAGAGGATGAAGATCAGAAAGAAAAGCAAATGTCTACCTCTCAGAAAAGTAGACGTTCAGGCCAGAATAGTGCTACCGGGACTACTTGTTCGGGAATGAAAGATGCTGTTCGAATGGCGTAGGTACAAGCAGGTGCTTTAGCCTCTAACCAAACAACAGTGTCCTTCATTCCAGAGCCCCATTTCCGTAAACCAAgttcaaaaatgtaaaataagAACATTTAAagagttaatataaaaataagaataataaaatactCATCAATAGAGTCCACCAATAAAAATCCATCCAATAAATCGAAAATTAACAAAAAAGAGAGAGAGTGTGAGTGAAAGGTAAGTGGAGATTTTTCGATAAAAGAAGCTAAAGGGTGAGGAGGgaattttttctttaataattaGGTGAgtgatttttaattatattttagtttttataattttttgaataatttatattttatattttaaatgtgaaagtatgtccaaaaataaatttaaagtttaaaatgttTTGATTGGTTAGTACATGCCAATTAAGCTTTTAGCAaaataataaatagttaaaaCTTTTACATTTTCTAATAGTATTCATGTATGCACTAGTGTGACTGGAATGAGTTAGTGTGATCGGTATGGATTGAAATTTCCACtagtaaaaaaaagaaagtattGCTTGTTTCgttttaaaattgaaatgatGCGCACTAATCGATACAATCAGAACCAGTGCGAAACTAAATAACATAGTGAAAAAATGAAGACGTTATATCtatagattaaaaatataaatatatatgcaaATACACATGGTTTTAAAAAATCAGACATATCTATAAACTAGGGAAAAAGTATATTAATCAAATGTATAAGGACATTTATgaactaattattttatattaacagTTTTTAGGTCTAGTACTTTatcattattaaaattatcatcgtagataaaaaaatacaattacatttttattaatagaaaaaaagtacataaaaattattaaaataagtttTCACAGCCTGAACACGCGAGAAAAACAGTTGGTACAGAGCTAATAgtaacatttttatttaattattgatgaTTGAAGGATCTGGTTGAAAGAACAAAACAGAACTTGCTCTTTTATGTTGGGAGCTGCATTCTGCGATGGGGTCTTTTAAAATGATCCATGAACATGTGTCCCATCTAACATTCTCTCCCTAGCCTTTATTGCCTGCAATTAACCATCCAAGTCTAGGAATactaatcataattaaatataCATCTTTGGAAGGGAAATcttaataacataaaattataGTGAAATGCTTGAGAAGAAGAACCTGGTTTTTCCAATTTGTGAAAATGGATACTAAAGCAAGGAGGATTCCTTGTACGGTGGATCCACACACCATTCCAAGCCAAAGACCTTCCGCTCTCAAATGCAAAACAAATGCACCTAATACTCCCATCGGTATTCCAACAAGATAATATGCCCCAAGATTTGCATAAGCTCCAATATGCTGCCACCCAATTCCTCTCACAATGCCTGCCATTTCAATCCTCAGTTTAGTTTGGTATTACCTTAACACCCGGTCCTCCAAGAAATTGTGAACTACACATTTGTTGGGAACTGACCAGCAAGTACCACGTGTAAGCTGTCCATGATAATTGATAGGCACATTAGGGGAACCATTTTTGCCACATTATTGACTACTTCCTTGTCATCACTGTATGCATATCCGAATATGTGTCGGCAACAGAAAAGAATTACGCTTGCAATTACTGCTTCTGCAAGTGTAACAAGCGTCACAACAATGGTAGAAATTTGTGCTGCTTCTGGATTTCCGCCACCTAACTCATTCGATACCCTAGTGCTGCACAATATTCTAGGatgggaaattatttttatctataaacatataattttaacTGAAAAGATATAAGGTCAAATAACCTTGCAGCAACACTTATCCCAAATGGTATGTAGTAATGTAGAGACGAACTTGTAAAGCTGCAGATTCAAAAACAATAGATATTGGAGTTGAATGCAGTAACCAAGAATATAATTGAACATGTCTACACTTAATAATCATACCATATAGAGATAACTGATGTTTGGAGCTCTGCATCGGGTAGGAGTCCGGAAAGGAGTATAAGAATCTCAAAAGACCACCATTCAAGACTAGTTGTAACAAAGAAACAAGATTATATCATTGTTATTAGGGGAACCAAAACAAAATCACCATTAGTCGTGCCAAAAGGAATGACTTACCAAAGCATTACAGCAGAAGGAATTCCAAAGCGAAAGAAATGCTTGACACTCGAAAATACATCCTTGAGGATGAAACAACGAGTTTTCTCACAGGAGGCTGAGTATCTCATGTGGAAACCAAGCAAGATTACATTTAACCAGTAAGACAAGCCAATGGACAGTGCTGCTCCTGTATTTTCTAACCCGGATTTGAATACCAGAACCCAACAAACGGGGACATGGAAGCATAGAGTTGCGAGTGAAACGAAGAGCATTGGAAGAATCAAGCTCTGGGTCTGGAAATATCGAACTTGAGATTGAAGAATGGAGTAGGGGAATAACGCAGGAATAAGCCATATCCCGTATCTCCAAGCCATCTTCGCAATTTCAGGGTCTTGCCCCGTTAGCACTAATAGCTTGTCCATGAATACCCACAGCAGGCACACCGGAAGACAAATTGGAATTAGACACATTATTGCGCAGTA from Gossypium hirsutum isolate 1008001.06 chromosome D12, Gossypium_hirsutum_v2.1, whole genome shotgun sequence includes these protein-coding regions:
- the LOC107916723 gene encoding protein DETOXIFICATION 3 isoform X3; translated protein: METLCGQAYGAKQYQKFGSYTYCAIMCLIPICLPVCLLWVFMDKLLVLTGQDPEIAKMAWRYGIWLIPALFPYSILQSQVRYFQTQSLILPMLFVSLATLCFHVPVCWVLVFKSGLENTGAALSIGLSYWLNVILLGFHMRYSASCEKTRCFILKDVFSSVKHFFRFGIPSAVMLCLEWWSFEILILLSGLLPDAELQTSVISICFTSSSLHYYIPFGISVAASTRVSNELGGGNPEAAQISTIVVTLVTLAEAVIASVILFCCRHIFGYAYSDDKEVVNNVAKMVPLMCLSIIMDSLHVVLAGIVRGIGWQHIGAYANLGAYYLVGIPMGVLGAFVLHLRAEGLWLGMVCGSTVQGILLALVSIFTNWKNQAIKARERMLDGTHVHGSF
- the LOC107916723 gene encoding protein DETOXIFICATION 3 isoform X1 encodes the protein MDEVLLGKREARRWGLFLEELKKVSSVAVPFMAVAVSQYLLQAVSVMMAGHLGQLSLSAVAIATSFCNVTGFSLLSGFAGAMETLCGQAYGAKQYQKFGSYTYCAIMCLIPICLPVCLLWVFMDKLLVLTGQDPEIAKMAWRYGIWLIPALFPYSILQSQVRYFQTQSLILPMLFVSLATLCFHVPVCWVLVFKSGLENTGAALSIGLSYWLNVILLGFHMRYSASCEKTRCFILKDVFSSVKHFFRFGIPSAVMLCLEWWSFEILILLSGLLPDAELQTSVISICFTSSSLHYYIPFGISVAASTRVSNELGGGNPEAAQISTIVVTLVTLAEAVIASVILFCCRHIFGYAYSDDKEVVNNVAKMVPLMCLSIIMDSLHVVLAGIVRGIGWQHIGAYANLGAYYLVGIPMGVLGAFVLHLRAEGLWLGMVCGSTVQGILLALVSIFTNWKNQAIKARERMLDGTHVHGSF
- the LOC107916723 gene encoding protein DETOXIFICATION 3 isoform X2 produces the protein MDEVLLGKREARRWGLFLEELKKVSSVAVPFMAVAVSQYLLQAVSVMMAGHLGQLSLSAVAIATSFCNVTGFSLLSGFAGAMETLCGQAYGAKQYQKFGSYTYCAIMCLIPICLPVCLLWVFMDKLLVLTGQDPEIAKMAWRYGIWLIPALFPYSILQSQVRYFQTQSLILPMLFVSLATLCFHVPVCWVLVFKSGLENTGAALSIGLSYWLNVILLGFHMRYSASCEKTRCFILKDVFSSVKHFFRFGIPSAVMLCLEWWSFEILILLSGLLPDAELQTSVISICFTSSSLHYYIPFGISVAASTRVSNELGGGNPEAAQISTIVVTLVTLAEAVIASVILFCCRHIFGYAYSDDKEVVNNVAKMVPLMCLSIIMDSLHVVLAGIVRGIGWQHIGAYANLGAYYLVGIPMGVLGAFVLHLRAEGLWLGMVCGSTVQGILLALVSIFTNWKNQTWMVNCRQ